From the genome of Rhododendron vialii isolate Sample 1 chromosome 10a, ASM3025357v1:
GCCCGCCAAACAGCTCTGCCAGCCCGACAGTATTCTGGTAGAGACTCAAGGAGCTCCTCACTGTATGGGGTCCAAATGACCTGCAAAAATATATGTTCAAAAAATACATCAAAGTAGttcaatgcaattaacatgttttgtaaaaaagggagaaagatgGTCATGAAAACAATTAAAGAGTGgggattttaatttttaagcaGTTCAATGCAATCAACATGTATTGTAAAGAAGGAAGACAGATGGCCATGAAAATAGTGAAAGAGTTGAGGTATTGAAGCAAACTTGCATACGTACCTCATCCGGTCTCTGGATGTCAAGGTGGTACCTGTAAGCGCCTACGACATGGGTCGCCAAGTCAGGGGAATGAAATACATCATCCCACCTGAGAATTGTACAAGTTCAACATAAAGAAAGAATGGAATATCCAACAAAAATAACCTAAACGttaagttttgaacaaaattaattttttaactctTTTGTGCTTAAATTTGAAGTGAAGTTACCGTCCAATAAGTGGAGCACTAGCCTTCGAAGCACGCTTCCCTAATCGTCCTGGGGCAAGGTAGGGCAACCCCTCCCAAGCCCAAGACTGCACCAGTATGAAGCAGACAGTAATCTGTTTTTTGTCAGCCTTACAACCATGGCATAGGTTATGATAGAGATTGGCAAGTGCACCACTGCCCCAACTATACGTCCCAGCTTCATCAAAGTTCTCCAAATGTTCCAAGTTAGCCAAGTGCACATATCCCCCTGTGTGGAAAATGAACACACAATCAGAGGAAATATGAGGAAGGTTCATAATGGACTGtacaaaaattgaaatattttctacAAACGATGGCAAAATACCTGAGTAGTCAGCAAATATAGTTTCCCCCATAAGCAACAACAAGTAGCCACGCGCCTGGCGCGTAACAACCTCTGGGTCAGCCCCTTCCTCTACTTGGCCAGTGAACCTATCACTTAACCATTTGGCCTTGACCTTCATCCCGTTTATGTCCTCTTTTGTAGGTTGTTCCCCCAATAGACGCTTACACAAATCATAAGGCTTCAAGTTTGTATTTCCAGTCACAGCTTTACCTTCAATCGGAATGCCTAACAAAACCTCAACGTCTTGTAGCGTGATTGTGGACTCACCAGGCCGCAAGTGAAACGTGTGTGTCTCAGGCCGCCATCTCTCTAAAAGTGCCGTAATGAGACCCCAATCCATGGACACAAATGGCAATGAAGCCCTCTAAACGGGCACGCCGTATCAACTCTAAAACAGCGGGTGACGGCCATGGCAATGCTCGTATACCTTTCTTGGCACTACGAACTCTAACTTTTTTTGAATCCACAGACCGCGTGCGCTAAAATAAATTGGTAATTCATGTATTAGATTGACAAATTTACACTAAAGTTTATGAAGTACGTACATTATCCAAATGTCACTTACATCAGCTTCCCAAACTTCTCGAGAGCGGTGCTGCTGTTGTAAACGTAGAATCGACCCATCTCTGGGCCCCGGGTCAGGACTACGAAGCGCATTAAGGTTGAGGTCCATAGTATGACCTATATTTTAGATTAATTGTCAATTTCGACATATTATCCTCATTGCTAAACAAAATATAGGCAAATTTATAAAGACTTGAATAAGGAGTTTTGCACCTACTCAATTTAAGGTGATTTTCAATTTCCCATGAGGTACACTACCCAAGGTAAAAGAATGCGTATAATGAATAGGAAGTGTATATCTTGCCATTCCATACCTATTGTATTATGTTTAAGAAAATATGGATTGACAATAACTACTTTGCTTAAAATTGAACAAGATAAAATGATTGCCCATAATATAACTAATGACCAACAATTCATAAATTTGCATTACACAGATCAAACAACAATACATCACTAAgaactttctttaaaaaaaaatacaacagaATTCATTTATGAATCATAAGTGGCTAGCTTTCCATTTCGCTTCAACTAATCCAAAAAACTATCTTATCCTCCAATCCCAAAAGAtttaagacaaaaaaatttaaattcttttatgAACTTTCAAGATTCTAAAAGATTTTGAAGCATTAGTTGTAAAGACCCGAAATTTCGTTTAATAAAGTTAAATTGTTTcgtaaatgaaaagaaaattacgAATATTATTTGGATAATTGTTTGAGGGGTTCAATGTGTAACAGTTTTAAAGATTTGGGTAAATGAATAATATGCATTTTTGTGAGTATATAAGGGAGGAGTGTGAGAAACACACTCACACCCCTCACTCCcgtccatctctctctatctctcggctccctcactctctcttgCTCCCACTCTAAATTTCTCACACTCAACTCAAAACCCATCCAAAGCAGCCTTCAATCTTCCATTCCTTCACACATTGTAGCCCGTATTGCGTTGGATTAGGCTCGGTGGAGACGTATTCCTTTCGGTTTCAAGAACTGTGGCTAGGGCTTGGAAAACCCTTTAAATTCGTTattcaatcttgaggtagggagttctaactatcaatatatgtttatgacttgtttcttgTAGCTTGATTCTTGCCATTGATCGTTGTTGATATCgttgtggttgttgttgttgagaaacccattgaaatctgcagaaaatctgctcgaacagctatgttatcgatacctctggtaatcgttatcgatacctttacgTTACCAAGCCCAGAAAACCcgttgttatcgataccatctTCATAGGTATCGATACATTTGAACTccaaaactcagaaaatctattgttatcgatacctttggccCTTGtaatcgatacccttgcgtctggaatgattctggaccaaatggtatcgatatcatttcccttggtatcgatacctgttgcttatctccagcattTTCTGTTTTGCTTCGTACTTCACCGTTTTGGgttccaatcacttccaaccCATTCTAATAATCCCCGAATGATCCCTTAACTTGATTACTCGTATCTAATGACTTCGTTGGACGTATCCATGATCTTAAAGctcatttgaacttgattttaTGAAAGTCGTTTTATAaatcaaagttggatttgaacgATACGAACGTGTtgataaaaggattttgaaacttacggacacgacgagaacatatcaggacatcccgaaagggtaaagagcatggcagaggacattggggtcctttaattggcccagttagagcttcggctcatgacacatgtacgagacacgtcttgacatatggtgtttttcaaagtttgttcGGTAAGACTCACGATTGGTTTGAAATGGAGTGTTGGACTCAAATTGCTATTATTGTCCATCCGTTTGATCTTGCTGCCATTGTTCATCTCGTGACTATTCCTACATTTCAtatgcatacattgttagattagagctttctactgggctagtgtagctcagaccctccatcattttcaggtactaacacagggCAGTAGCAACAtgtttggagtgcttggatgtggacacggttttgaaagctaacattgaagaGTTACTTAACCATCTTTGTAAACCtattttttggaagatgtatttgtaactccatttgacacttttgtatattttgggggccgttgagccgatgatgTACTTTCTGTAAACATTTGGACAAAGAAATGTAATTTATGAGAATGGAATCGTCAAACCCTTTTTGGGGCATGGTACGGTTAATCGTGAGGTTTTATTGTGGAAAAcccctttatatttatgttgaaaatcgaggatGTGACATTAGTTTATTCTGATTGGCACATGGTATGTCGAAGACAAAGCTAGAACATAAGAAAAAGATATGTAAATCAGCACACAGTAACAAACAGAGCTGTTTGAAAACAAATCCACATTACGCGCAAAGAACTTGATGATAACGATTTAGGATGGAGCACGATtcagaaattgaattttattgCCGTCGATCCAAGTAGAGTTCTACTGTTGTTGACAACTGGACCTAAGTTCATTATTCAAATTGGAATTGGTTTGACTgtgtccaacaaaaaaaaaaaaaaaaaatccttctgtAGCTTTCACCAATCTATAGCAGGTATTTTTCCATTTCACCAAAGCCATATCTCACGTGTGGACTGGGGATTAATGCCCTTGGATTTTCTTCCTTACTCCTCTCCATAAATGCTTGTAATCAGAAAATAGTAGAGGGTAGAGAATGCAAAGAAAGCACAGAGAGagccgaagagagagagagatacatacAGTGAACGGCCAGCCACAGATTGTGGTCGGTGTTTGACGGCGTCCGTTGAGCGGTCTCGGCTAGCGcgagtgggggggggggggggggggggacctGAGAGATCGCAGAGAGGGAGGAGAGCAGagcagaggagagagggagaagaagtgCCGTTGGGATTTGCAGTATACAAGCCCTAGCTCTATTGGGGAAAACGCTGTTCTAAAGGACTAGAGCCAATTCGGGTGGCTCTAGTTGATTGGGTAGAGCTATTCCAAATGGCTTTAGTCCACGTCATACAGCCGCGTGGCGCGGGGTATAATTCTGTAACGTCTGTAGTGCCAATAGGAATAGCGCTACTCAAGTAACGCTTTTTGAAGTAGCTCTACCGAttagttttaaaaatagtttgaaaatgaGAGTATTCCGGccaatagttttaaaaaaaagattagttTGATAAAAAACTCTCATAGAAGATACCTCTGTACGTTGCAAAAGGATTGGACAATGATCAGAACCCCCTGGACTCAAATGTTTTAGGAAGCCAGCCTCAAAATCAACTCTCCAGCGTGGATTCACCAACACCTCTCCTTTACATTTGCCCCCCGACACCCCTCCCCCCCCCAACTACAAGTATTTTCTTTGGCCCAGTGGAAAGGATGTCACTCTCTGTAGAAAATGTCCAGGTTCGAAACCCCGTAAGGATTccgctttttgttttttttattctccatAGAGAGGATGACACTCCCTATAGAacatctttattattattattattgcttACACCTACTattacttcttttccttttatttttttcctgtgATCGCTACTATTAAAAGGCTTTATGGTATACATTCCTCGTTTTATTTTAACCTTTTATAGTAGgcctttttttgtcaaaaaggaTGTGTAAAAACAATTGCTTCGGCAGAGAGCAGTTTTCCTTAGCTGAAGTCACATAAAAATTTACCTTCGGACTACTATGTCACACGAGAGATTAAATGAATTGGTTATCATAAAGCAATATAATCGGAGttacattttaattttaattttttgatgtaattcaagctaaaatcacAACGTaacgttgatttttttttacttttattttttatttttttgcttttttatgacttaataatATGTGGGCAAACAAGTTTGTAGTCGGGCTTAGTCAACCCAAACATCGGGACCAGCCCTGTCCACGTGAAAGGGCCACATAACCAATATCTATCAGCCCATTGTCTTCCACAAAATTCCGAAACTCAACTAACTCCCAATTTGCCTTATCGTTGCGACTGCACTTCTCCTCGTTCCCCAGAATACAATTAAAATCCCCTATGAGAACCCACAGGTTCTACAATCTCCATTGCCTTCGCGGTCAATTTCTGCCAAAGTACTCTGTGTTCAACCATGTCAGTGCTTGCATAAACCTTAGTAAAACGGCACACCGTCCCACTAGGG
Proteins encoded in this window:
- the LOC131303614 gene encoding serine/threonine-protein phosphatase 7 long form homolog, which encodes MDWGLITALLERWRPETHTFHLRPGESTITLQDVEVLLGIPIEGKAVTGNTNLKPYDLCKRLLGEQPTKEDINGMKVKAKWLSDRFTGQVEEGADPEVVTRQARGYLLLLMGETIFADYSGGYVHLANLEHLENFDEAGTYSWGSGALANLYHNLCHGCKADKKQITVCFILVQSWAWEGLPYLAPGRLGKRASKASAPLIGRWDDVFHSPDLATHVVGAYRYHLDIQRPDEVIWTPYSEELLESLPEYCRAGRAVWRATVPLIYYVVCQYHQPE